The Bradyrhizobium guangxiense genomic sequence TTCAGGTCATGATTGGCAGGTTTGGATCGCGACGCATCGGCACGAGTCTCCCAGATTGAACGTGTCGAATCGTGTCTGTTGATTCATTGTGCGCCGCAAGCGCCATTCCCCTGAGCCTCCCCCAAGGACAAGAAGGAAGATCAAATGAAATACCTGTTCGCCGCCGCCATGCTCGCCAGTGCCGTGGTCGGTTTCAGCGAGGCGGCCAGCGCCGCCGGCGGTTGCGGTCCCGGCTGGTATCGCGGCCCTTATGGCGGCTGCCGTCCGATGCGCGGTCCGGTCGTTGTCCGCCCTGCCCCTGTCGTCGTCGCCCCGCCGGTTGTCGTCGTGCCCCGCGCCCGCGTGTGCCCCTATGGCTTCCGCTGGTACGCCGGCCGCTGCCGTCCGTTCTGATCTCGCCTTTTCACATCGCTAATTGGCCGCGCGGCGAAAGCCTGCGCGGCCTTTTTTCTTTGGAGGCTGCCGACGCTTCAAGCGGCGTGGAACTGAAGCGCCTCCAGAATCGAAACGGGGACCGCCAGCGGCGATCCCCGTCCAGTCCGCGAATTGTCGCAAGGCTACCAGTAGTGGCGGCGGTGCCAGCGTCGGTGATGCCGCCGCCAATGACGGCGGTGCCAGCCCCAGTGGCGGTGATGGCCATGCCAGTGCACCTGCTCGGGCGTCAGCTTGGCGGCTTCCTCGCTGGTGGTGACGGCCGGATGAGCGTCGGGATTGCCTTGCGACGTGCGAGCGGGATCACCGAGCGGCTGCGGTGACAGCGGCGCGGCCTGCGTCGCCGTCGCGGCGAAGGCCGCCGCGCCCGCGGTCACACCCAATGCAAGTTTCAAAAAGTTCCGACGCTCCATGACATAACCTCTAGGCTACCTGGCAAGTGATGCAGAGGAAGTGTCGCGGTCGGGACATGAACCAGGGCTGAATCAACCGAGGCTGAATCGAGTGTAGATGAGAATTCGTAGCCCGGATCGAGTGCAGCGCGATCGCGCTACAGGACCTCGCTACCGACGAATTCCTGCGCCAGCACCAGCGTCTCGCGCGTGCGCTTCACGTCGGGCCAGTCGCGGTTGAAGTCGGCGACCAGCTTTTGCAGCGCATCACCTTTCAGCATCGCCGCGAGCTTGGCCTCGTCATCGAACTGATACATCGCTTGATGCAGCGAGGGATCATCGAGGCTCCAGAACCGCCACGCCTTGCTCACGCCAAATGCCTCCACCGCATCGGGCACATGTTCCGTCTCGTACCATCGGTCGAAAGCGGCGCGCTTGTCGGCATCGGAGACGGTGGCACGGACGACGAAGAAGGCGGCGGGCATCGGATTTGCTCCTGTTGTTTGCACCGAGACTAACTGCTTCAGCCGCCGGTGACAAAAAAGAGTTGGCCGTGGTGTCGGAATGGCCGCTCT encodes the following:
- a CDS encoding GCG_CRPN prefix-to-repeats domain-containing protein, with translation MKYLFAAAMLASAVVGFSEAASAAGGCGPGWYRGPYGGCRPMRGPVVVRPAPVVVAPPVVVVPRARVCPYGFRWYAGRCRPF
- a CDS encoding twin-arginine translocation signal domain-containing protein; amino-acid sequence: MERRNFLKLALGVTAGAAAFAATATQAAPLSPQPLGDPARTSQGNPDAHPAVTTSEEAAKLTPEQVHWHGHHRHWGWHRRHWRRHHRRWHRRHYW